One genomic region from bacterium encodes:
- a CDS encoding polysaccharide biosynthesis protein encodes MGKMKQTKKIIYPEIDNVVILVTGGTGSFGEAVVEKLLAFPRRIIS; translated from the coding sequence ATGGGTAAAATGAAACAAACAAAGAAGATAATTTATCCTGAAATAGATAATGTGGTTATCCTTGTTACAGGTGGAACAGGCTCTTTTGGCGAGGCCGTTGTTGAGAAATTATTGGCCTTTCCAAGAAGGATTATTTCTTAA
- a CDS encoding NAD(P)-dependent oxidoreductase: MKILVTGGIGAVGKPLVKELRRRGCEVWACDLIHDHDEQYIRCDISKFRQLEKVFESHEFDYVYNLAAEFGRWNGEDYYENLWMTNVVGTKNIIRFQERKKFRLIHFSSSEVYGDYDGVMKEDVMDKVEIKQLNDYAMTKWVNEMQILNSAAFYQTETVRVRLFNTYGPGEYYSPYRSAICLFIYRALNNIPYTVYLGHHRTSSYIDDTVSTLANIVDNFKPGEVYNIGGLEYHDMKTSSDIILKYLGKDDSLVKCVEAEPFTTKDKKLDCSKAIQDLGHNPVVTLEEGIPKTIEWMRSAYNL; this comes from the coding sequence ATGAAAATCTTAGTTACTGGTGGAATAGGTGCGGTGGGAAAGCCATTGGTGAAGGAGCTTCGAAGGAGAGGGTGCGAAGTTTGGGCTTGCGATCTTATTCATGATCACGATGAGCAATACATTCGATGCGATATAAGCAAATTCCGCCAATTGGAAAAAGTATTTGAAAGCCACGAATTTGACTATGTCTATAACTTAGCAGCTGAATTTGGTCGTTGGAATGGAGAGGATTATTATGAGAATCTGTGGATGACCAATGTTGTGGGAACAAAGAATATTATTCGCTTTCAGGAGAGAAAGAAGTTTCGGTTGATTCACTTTTCAAGTTCCGAGGTCTATGGAGATTATGATGGTGTAATGAAAGAAGATGTAATGGATAAGGTAGAGATTAAGCAACTTAATGATTATGCTATGACCAAGTGGGTTAACGAGATGCAGATTTTAAATTCGGCTGCCTTCTATCAGACAGAAACAGTTAGAGTGCGACTTTTTAACACCTACGGTCCTGGAGAATATTATAGTCCTTACCGAAGTGCCATCTGTCTTTTTATATACCGTGCATTAAACAACATTCCTTACACTGTCTATCTTGGTCATCATAGAACTTCAAGCTATATAGATGATACAGTGAGTACCTTGGCCAATATTGTGGATAACTTTAAACCAGGTGAGGTATATAACATTGGTGGTTTGGAATATCACGATATGAAGACTTCTTCTGATATTATTTTAAAATATCTGGGCAAAGATGACTCGCTGGTAAAATGCGTAGAAGCCGAGCCTTTTACTACTAAAGATAAAAAACTGGATTGCTCAAAGGCTATTCAAGATTTGGGGCATAATCCTGTAGTAACATTAGAGGAAGGAATTCCCAAAACTATTGAATGGATGAGGTCAGCTTATAATCTTTGA